From the Harpia harpyja isolate bHarHar1 chromosome 16, bHarHar1 primary haplotype, whole genome shotgun sequence genome, one window contains:
- the EIF4G2 gene encoding eukaryotic translation initiation factor 4 gamma 2: PPGPGEADKALGKILRCQAAKVESAIAEGGASRFSASSGGGGGRGAPQHYPKTASNSEFLGKTPGQNAQKWIPSRSTRRDDDSANDKERHDAIFRKVRGILNKLTPEKFDKLCLELLNVGVESKLILKGVILLIVDKALEEPKYSSLYAQLCLRLAEDAPNFDGPSAESHPGQKQSTTFRRLLISKLQDEFENRTRNVDIYDKHDGPLLPEEEEQRAIAKIKMLGNIKFIGELGKLDLIHESILHKCIKTLLEKKKRVQLKDMGEDLECLCQIMRTVGPRLDHAKAKSLMDQYFARMRSLMSSKELPARIRFLLQDTVELREHNWVPRKAFLDNGPKTINQIRQDAVKDLGVFIPAPMSQGMRSDFFLEGPFMPPRMKLDRDPLGGLADMFGQMPGSGIGTGPGVIQDRFSPTMGRHRSNQLFNGHGGHLMPSAQSQFGELGKSFLKSQGQSQLYHNQNQGLLSQQQGQSKDMPPRFSKKGQLNADEISLRPAQSFLMNKNQVPKLQPQITMIPPSAQPPRTQTPPLGQPPQLGLKTNPPLIQEKPAKTTKKPPPSKEELLKQTEAVVTEYLNNGNANDAVNTVREMRAPKHFIPEMLSKVIIQSLDRSDEDKEKASTLISLLKQEGIATSDNFMQAFLNVLDQCPKLEVDIPLVKSYLAQFAARAIISELVSISELAQPLESGTHFPLFLLCLQQLAKLQDREWLTELFQQSKVNMQKMLPEIDQNKDRMLEILEGKGLSFLFPLLKLEKELLKQIKSDPSPQAIYKWIKDNISPKLHVDKGFVNILMTSFLQYISSEVNPPSDESDSSSAPSKEQLEQEKQLLLSFKPVMQKFLHDHVDLQVSALYALQVHCYNNNFPKGMLLRFFVHFYDMEIIEEEAFLAWKEDITQEFPGKGKALFQVNQWLTWLETAEEEESEEEAD, from the exons aTTCTTCGTTGTCAAGCCGCCAAAGTGGAGAGTGCGATTGCAGAAGGGGGTGCTTCTCGTTTCAG TGCTTCTTCAGGCGGAGGAGGTGGTAGGGGTGCACCTCAGCACTATCCCAAGACTGCCAGCAACAG CGAGTTCCTGGGGAAAACCCCAGGGCAAAACGCTCAGAAATGGATTCCTTCACGAAGCACTAGACGAGATGACGACTCCGCAAACGACAAAGAACGACATGATGCAATCTTCAGGAAAGTAAGAGG CATACTAAATAAGCTTACTCCTGAAAAGTTTGACAAGCTATGCCTTGAGCTCCTCAATGTGGGTGTAGAATCTAAGCTCATCCTAAAAGGGGTCATACTGCTG ATCGTAGACAAAGCCCTTGAAGAGCCCAAGTATAGCTCACTGTATGCTCAACTATGTCTGCGACTGGCAGAAGATGCACCCAACTTTGATGGCCCATCAGCAGAGAGTCATCCAGGACAGAAGCAAAGCACA ACATTCAGACGCCTCCTAATATCTAAACTTCAAGATGAATTTGAAAACCGAACCAGAAATGTTGATA TCTATGATAAGCATGATGGTCCCCTCCTccctgaggaggaggaacagagagcCATTGCCAAGATCAAGATGCTGGGGAACATCAAATTCATTGGAGAACTTGGCAAGCTTGATCTTATTCATGAATCTATCCTTCATAAGTGCATCAAAACA cttttggaaaagaagaagagagtCCAACTCAAAGATATGGGGGAGGATTTGGAGTGCCTCTGTCAGATAATGAGGACAGTGGGACCTAGATTAGACCATGCAAAAGCCAAG TCCTTAATGGATCAGTACTTTGCCCGTATGCGCTCCTTGATGTCAAGTAAGGAATTGCCAGCAAGGATTCGTTTCCTGCTGCAG GATACTGTGGAGTTGAGAGAACACAACTGGGTTCCTCGCAAAGCTTTTCTTGACAATGGACCAAAGACTATCAATCAAATCCGTCAAGATGCAGTAAAA GATCTGGGAGTTTTTATTCCTGCTCCTATGTCTCAAGGGATGAGAAGTGACTTCTTTCTGGAGGGACCCTTTATGCCACCCAGGATGAAACTTGACAGGGACCCACTCGGAGGGCTTGCTGATATGTTTGGACAAATGCCAG GTAGCGGAATTGGTACTGGTCCAGGGGTTATTCAGGATAGATTTTCACCCACCATGGGACGCCATCGTTCAAACCAACTTTTCAATGGCCATGGGGGTCACCTCATGCCTTCTGCTCAATCCCAGTTTGGAGAACTAGGcaaatcttttctgaaaagtCAG GGGCAAAGCCAGCTCTACCATAACCAGAATCAGGGACTCTTATCCCAGCAACAAGGACAGTCGAAGGATATGCCACCTCGGTTTTCTAAGAAAGGACAGCTTAATGCAGATGAG ATTAGCCTGAGACCTGCTCAGTCTTTTCTAATGAATAAAAACCAAGTGCCAAAGCTTCAGCCCCAGATAACTATGATTCCTCCCAGTGCTCAACCACCACGCACTCAGACACCACCTTTGGGACAG CCGCCTCAACTTGGTCTTAAAACAAATCCACCGCTTATACAAGAAAAGCCTGCAAAGACCACCAAGAAACCACCTCCTTCTAAAGAAGAGCTACTTAAACAAACT GAAGCCGTTGTGACTGAGTATCTGAACAATGGAAATGCTAATGATGCTGTCAATACTGTGAGAGAAATGAGAGCTCCAAAACACTTCATTCCTGAGATGTTGAGCAAAGTAATCATTCAATCCCTAGATAGATCAGATGAAGACAAGGAGAAAGCAAGTACTTTGATCAGCTTGCTTAAGCAGGAGGGAATAGCCACAAGTGACAACTTCATGCAG GCGTTCCTGAATGTATTGGACCAGTGCCCGAAACTGGAGGTGGACATCCCATTGGTGAAATCCTACTTAGCACAGTTTGCAGCCCGTGCCATTATTTCAGAACTGGTGAGCATTTCTGAACTGGCTCAACCACTGGAAAGCGGCACCCATTTCCCTCTCTTCCTGCTTTGCCTTCAACAGTTAGCTAAGTTACAAGATCGTGAATGGCTAACAGAATTGTTCCAACAAAGCAAAGTGAATATGCAGAAAATGCTGCCAG AAATTGACCAGAACAAGGACCGCATGCTGGAGATCTTAGAAGGGAAGGGGCTTAGCTTCTTGTTCCCACTTCTGAAACTGGAGAAGGAACTGCTAAAGCAAATAAAATCGGATCCATCCCCTCAAGCCATCTATAAGTGGATTAAAGATAACATTTCACCCAAACTTCATGTAGATAAGGGATTTGTGAATATATTGATGACCAG tttcTTGCAGTATATTTCTAGTGAAGTAAACCCACCTAGTGACGAATCAGATTCTTCATCTGCTCCATCTAAAGAGCAGCTAGAGCAGGAAAAACAACTGCTTCTTTCCTTCAAGCCAGTAATGCAGAAGTTTCTCCATGACCATGTTGATCTGCAAGTGAGTGCTTTATATGCACTCCAGGTGCACTGCTACAACAATAACTTTCCAAAAG GCATGTTACTGCGCTTCTTTGTTCATTTCTATGACATGGAGATCATTGAAGAAGAAGCCTTTTTGGCATGGAAAGAAGATATTACTCAAGAGTTTCCAGGGAAAGGCAAAGCTTTATTCCAG GTAAACCAGTGGCTAACCTGGCTGGAAACTGCTGAAGAAGAAGAATCTGAAGAAGAAGCTGACTAA